A region from the Brachyspira hampsonii genome encodes:
- a CDS encoding acylphosphatase, with translation MFKVDIILKGRVQGVGFRYYAKQVADEMKVSGKVWNNYDGSVEVIGYLETKNGIDEFIEKIKIGPQMSSVKEVTVTVMPSDPPMDDVFEIAN, from the coding sequence ATGTTTAAAGTAGATATTATATTAAAAGGAAGAGTTCAAGGCGTAGGTTTCAGATACTATGCCAAACAGGTAGCTGATGAAATGAAAGTCAGCGGAAAAGTATGGAATAATTATGACGGTTCAGTAGAAGTCATTGGATATTTAGAGACTAAAAATGGTATTGATGAGTTTATAGAAAAAATCAAGATAGGACCTCAGATGTCTAGTGTTAAAGAGGTAACTGTTACAGTTATGCCTTCTGATCCGCCTATGGATGATGTTTTTGAAATAGCAAATTAA
- the nusG gene encoding transcription termination/antitermination protein NusG, whose amino-acid sequence MSEEISDIKDYKWYIVHTQHGYENKVRERIEKRAKENGMTDLIVDIYIPSETVTSTKNGKKVSKEEFFYPGYVLVKMIMNDATQSMVRRTPGVAGFIGSHATTKEEGNIIPTPLSESDVARIFSDREEKSKTGINEIIGMEFDIGEKVQVIDGPFNGLNGIIENINSDKGRVTVKIEIFGRSTPTELEFTKVKKL is encoded by the coding sequence ATGTCTGAAGAAATATCTGATATAAAAGATTATAAATGGTATATAGTTCATACTCAGCACGGTTATGAAAATAAAGTTCGTGAGCGTATAGAGAAAAGAGCTAAAGAAAATGGTATGACTGACCTCATAGTCGATATATATATACCTTCAGAAACAGTAACTTCTACAAAAAACGGTAAGAAAGTTTCTAAAGAGGAATTTTTTTATCCGGGCTATGTTTTAGTAAAGATGATAATGAATGATGCAACACAGTCTATGGTTAGAAGAACTCCGGGCGTTGCGGGCTTTATAGGAAGTCATGCTACAACTAAAGAGGAAGGTAATATTATTCCTACTCCTTTAAGCGAATCAGATGTTGCTCGTATATTCTCCGACAGAGAAGAAAAATCTAAAACAGGCATCAATGAAATTATTGGAATGGAATTTGATATAGGTGAAAAGGTTCAGGTAATAGACGGACCTTTCAATGGACTTAATGGTATAATAGAAAATATTAATTCTGATAAGGGCAGAGTAACAGTAAAAATAGAGATATTTGGAAGAAGTACTCCTACAGAATTAGAATTCACTAAAGTAAAAAAGTTATAA
- a CDS encoding CidA/LrgA family protein, producing the protein MKLIKQFTIIFSIYSIADIFSKTLRLPIPGNVIGMILLFVLLALGIIKENHIDEASDLLIANMSMLFIPGTLAIIDEYKYVKAEIIPFVIICLLLTIIIMVITGLSAQSLEKIFSKIRKSK; encoded by the coding sequence ATGAAATTAATAAAACAATTCACAATTATTTTTTCTATATACTCTATAGCTGATATATTTAGTAAAACTTTAAGACTTCCTATACCTGGCAATGTAATAGGTATGATACTTCTTTTTGTATTACTAGCACTTGGAATAATAAAAGAAAATCATATAGATGAAGCAAGCGATTTATTAATAGCAAATATGTCAATGCTTTTTATACCGGGAACTTTGGCTATTATAGATGAATACAAATATGTTAAAGCAGAAATAATACCTTTTGTTATTATATGCTTATTGCTAACTATAATTATAATGGTTATAACAGGTCTCTCAGCTCAATCTTTAGAAAAAATATTCTCTAAAATAAGGAAATCAAAATGA
- the rplK gene encoding 50S ribosomal protein L11, translating to MAKKVVGIVKVRIPGGEATPAPPLGPALGQKQIQIAAFVKDFNAKTSKMKGQILNTYITVYEDKTYTFVTKGTSTSTLIKKKLGIEKGSGEPNKTKVATINQKQLEEIAQEKMAYMSANDIEAAKKIVAGTARAMGIKVE from the coding sequence ATGGCTAAAAAAGTGGTTGGTATTGTAAAGGTTCGCATACCAGGCGGAGAGGCAACACCTGCTCCTCCATTAGGACCTGCATTGGGTCAGAAGCAGATACAAATAGCCGCTTTCGTTAAAGATTTTAATGCAAAAACTTCTAAAATGAAAGGGCAGATATTAAATACCTACATAACAGTATATGAAGACAAAACTTATACATTTGTTACTAAAGGTACATCTACTTCTACACTAATTAAAAAGAAATTGGGCATAGAAAAAGGTTCTGGTGAGCCTAATAAAACTAAAGTTGCTACAATCAATCAAAAGCAGCTTGAAGAAATTGCTCAGGAAAAAATGGCTTATATGTCAGCTAATGATATAGAAGCAGCAAAAAAAATAGTTGCGGGTACAGCTCGTGCTATGGGTATTAAAGTAGAATAA
- a CDS encoding ribokinase gives MSKKILIIGSINKDLVITAPRFPKEGETILGSNFYTGNGGKGANQDCAIAKLGGCVSILGAVGDDDFGKDLFYALESNNVNTDNLIIKKNVSTGIAVITVTDYGANNIIVAQGANALITKDDIKEELISLYDIIVLQLEIPLEIAEYSAYIANKLGKTVVLNPSPAVKLNKNFLSYVDILIPNETEIDIIGGADYAFKCGVKNIILTLGANGCDLINKEGIKHFDAYQVDVSDTTAAGDSFLGGVVRMMADDKTIEEAISFAMKVSNITVTRKGAIDSIPTYDEVISKKW, from the coding sequence ATGAGCAAAAAAATTTTAATTATAGGAAGTATAAATAAAGATCTTGTTATAACAGCTCCTCGTTTTCCTAAGGAAGGAGAAACTATATTAGGCAGCAATTTTTATACAGGTAATGGCGGAAAGGGGGCAAATCAGGATTGTGCTATAGCTAAATTGGGAGGATGTGTGAGTATACTAGGAGCTGTTGGAGATGATGATTTTGGAAAAGATTTATTTTATGCTTTGGAGTCTAATAATGTTAATACGGATAATTTAATAATAAAAAAGAATGTTTCTACAGGTATTGCAGTTATTACGGTTACTGATTATGGAGCAAATAATATTATTGTGGCACAAGGAGCTAATGCTTTAATTACAAAAGATGATATAAAAGAAGAATTAATATCTTTATATGATATTATAGTGCTTCAGCTTGAAATACCTTTAGAAATAGCTGAATATTCTGCATATATTGCTAATAAACTAGGAAAAACGGTTGTTCTTAATCCTTCTCCGGCAGTAAAACTTAATAAAAATTTTTTAAGTTATGTTGATATATTGATACCTAATGAAACAGAGATAGATATTATAGGCGGTGCAGATTATGCTTTTAAGTGCGGAGTAAAAAACATAATACTTACTTTGGGGGCTAATGGCTGCGATTTAATCAATAAAGAAGGAATAAAACATTTTGATGCTTATCAGGTTGATGTTTCCGACACTACTGCTGCGGGAGATAGTTTTTTGGGCGGAGTTGTGAGAATGATGGCAGATGATAAAACTATTGAAGAAGCTATTTCTTTTGCTATGAAAGTATCTAATATAACAGTTACAAGAAAAGGTGCAATAGATTCCATACCAACTTATGATGAAGTTATTTCTAAAAAGTGGTAA
- a CDS encoding phosphatase PAP2 family protein gives MENKQNNINDDSPKNQKKIRKKIKKILKKRRKQKRLSYINNLPLIRFMSNIDSKLFLKIFKDNRKGPVKTFMKFMSRMGDGYIWMIIYLIFYMFRIDYAHLYFSRAVTGIFICIFLFLYIKSFFSRTRPYQKHAKIPFMYPPDKHSFPSGHTMVAFSVSFSMGSYSLYSALLFYPIASLIAFSRVYVGLHYPFDVIFGIIFGTIIGFLANVLFFYITGLPIIGHL, from the coding sequence ATGGAAAACAAACAAAATAACATTAATGATGATAGCCCCAAAAATCAGAAAAAAATAAGAAAAAAAATTAAAAAAATTCTAAAAAAGCGAAGAAAGCAGAAAAGGCTCAGCTATATAAATAATCTTCCATTGATAAGATTTATGTCTAATATAGACAGTAAATTATTCTTAAAAATATTTAAAGATAATAGAAAAGGTCCTGTAAAAACCTTTATGAAATTTATGAGCAGAATGGGAGACGGATATATATGGATGATAATTTATTTGATATTTTATATGTTCAGAATAGATTATGCCCATTTATATTTTTCAAGAGCAGTAACGGGAATATTTATCTGCATATTTTTATTTCTATATATAAAAAGTTTCTTCAGCAGAACGCGTCCCTATCAAAAGCATGCCAAAATACCATTTATGTACCCTCCTGATAAGCATTCATTTCCATCAGGACACACAATGGTAGCTTTTTCGGTATCATTTTCTATGGGAAGTTATAGTTTATATTCTGCTTTGCTGTTTTACCCTATAGCATCTCTTATAGCATTCAGCCGCGTATATGTAGGACTTCATTATCCTTTTGATGTAATATTCGGTATAATTTTTGGTACTATAATAGGCTTTTTAGCAAATGTATTGTTTTTCTATATAACAGGACTTCCTATAATAGGTCATTTATGA
- a CDS encoding LrgB family protein, with protein sequence MKELFIQNPIIPIVITLIAYIIAYIIYIKTKLPVLTPLVTSVILVGFSLYFMKVPYTVYNESGGKFINALVGPATVALALPIYRNMPILKANLAVILISIAIGSSLGITGIFISAKLLGISQELFPSLLTKSVTTAIAVDITANMGGMKSITVLSVIISGVVGAITAPFVCKIFRIKSPLAVGLAIGTCSHAVGTSKAIELGETEGAMSGLAIGIAGALTVVILPILYKMLLIIWN encoded by the coding sequence ATGAAAGAATTATTTATACAAAATCCTATAATACCAATAGTAATAACTTTAATAGCATATATAATAGCATATATTATATATATAAAAACTAAATTACCTGTACTTACACCTTTAGTAACTAGTGTAATATTAGTTGGTTTTTCTCTATATTTTATGAAAGTACCTTACACAGTTTATAATGAAAGCGGAGGAAAATTTATAAATGCTCTTGTAGGACCTGCAACTGTAGCATTGGCTCTGCCTATATATAGAAATATGCCTATATTAAAAGCTAACTTGGCTGTAATATTAATAAGTATAGCTATCGGCAGTTCATTAGGTATTACCGGAATATTTATTTCAGCAAAATTACTTGGAATATCTCAGGAATTATTTCCTTCTCTGCTGACAAAGTCCGTTACTACTGCAATTGCTGTAGATATAACTGCAAATATGGGAGGAATGAAATCTATAACTGTTCTATCGGTTATTATATCTGGAGTAGTAGGAGCTATCACTGCACCTTTTGTATGCAAAATATTTAGAATAAAATCTCCTCTTGCAGTAGGACTTGCAATAGGTACTTGTTCCCATGCTGTAGGAACTAGTAAGGCTATAGAACTTGGCGAAACTGAAGGGGCTATGTCTGGGCTTGCAATAGGTATTGCTGGGGCTTTAACTGTTGTAATACTTCCTATACTATATAAAATGCTATTAATTATATGGAATTAA
- a CDS encoding pyridoxine kinase, with protein MLVGNDAYEKFIDYIENIINFNFLSHIPGSDDTVEMQRESIINIVKRSNTNEAFLEYISYTYTIFENDIIRQLLSISWTKGNGEEDKIINDDKFELNNEELVNYVSILLVLRDVMHTSYIASLPIYYEYKYEQKEFIDKAREMIEHSVSNISTLENINPIFISIAAKSVIPYSMTNDELSSSSKLIAILFNLSRIMASYPYTDKIIENTQPIFSSALYNLVNNASFLGLDYKMIRVIYDKAKVGEINWKN; from the coding sequence GTGCTTGTAGGAAATGATGCTTATGAAAAGTTTATCGATTATATAGAAAATATTATAAACTTTAATTTTTTATCTCATATACCCGGTTCTGATGATACTGTAGAAATGCAAAGGGAATCTATTATTAATATAGTGAAAAGATCAAATACTAATGAAGCTTTTTTAGAATATATATCATATACATATACAATATTTGAAAATGATATAATCAGACAATTATTATCTATTTCTTGGACTAAAGGAAACGGCGAAGAAGATAAAATAATTAATGATGATAAATTTGAACTAAACAATGAAGAATTAGTTAATTATGTATCCATACTTTTAGTTTTAAGAGATGTAATGCATACAAGTTATATAGCATCTCTTCCTATATACTATGAATATAAATATGAACAGAAAGAGTTTATTGACAAGGCAAGAGAAATGATAGAGCATTCTGTATCTAATATATCTACTTTAGAGAATATTAATCCTATATTTATATCAATAGCGGCAAAAAGTGTTATTCCCTATTCTATGACAAATGATGAGCTTTCTTCCTCATCTAAACTTATAGCAATACTTTTTAATTTATCAAGAATAATGGCATCATATCCTTATACTGATAAGATTATTGAAAATACTCAGCCCATATTCTCTAGTGCTTTATATAATTTAGTTAATAATGCTTCTTTCTTGGGATTGGATTATAAGATGATAAGAGTTATATATGATAAAGCAAAGGTAGGAGAAATAAATTGGAAAAATTAA
- a CDS encoding efflux RND transporter permease subunit, whose product MRTIIETVVKRPVTILMVILSVIILGIVSLSKLSIDFMPSVEVPYVSIYTSYRNAGPEEIEKSVTKIIEGAVATVNDIKEVTSTSRENASDVTIEFNWGTDLNDASEDIREALEQVVDLLPDNAEKPIIRKFSTDDISLMEVAIYGINDQAALYNIADNQIAPQIKQAKGVAQAEVLGGLKNEIKIDVNLNRLKAYNININDIASVLARDNNNLVGGQANQGFYRYTIRTMGEIKSVDDIKNTIIDLKTDDLGNSSIVKIQDLAEVYEGYDDDVNIIKINGENSISISVSKESGANTAEVSKNVIRQLEEYNFPQGIKYEIMFNTADSINESIAGVLDAAWQGGLFAIIVLMIYMWNIRTVSIIAISIPLSIIVTFTLMYFMKVTLNVISLSGLVLGIGMMVDNSIVVLENIFYYRHHGYGKYSSAINGAYKVSLAISASTFTTIAVFLPFLYIEGMVSQIFRDLCITVTISMIASLLVAILIVPMFGARLITNKKLKLLSKFEALSNKYIHNNMKNLYDKILSFAIRRKKTVLIPSMVLVFAVIFLGVSFIGKEGFPETDEGQFMVRVTMPIGTKYEQTESFIGLMENDIREIVKDDLIKIQSRIRKGDEANSANIRIELKSKSNGRKGSIEDYIEFIREKLQIYPAKINVMALGSSSGGSSGEAIKIEMLGDDVEQAKELGDRIVSAISNIEGIRGAMVDIDESNRELQIYVNRDIAAKMGLKVNDVARIINTSFAGRTATTITPENSDFTDVDVNVQLENIDKVTIDDVKKISIPVKGVLIPLSSIADIVKSYGPNRIYRKERKRYTTVIANIYERPLNEVITEVRNTIDDNVFIPNGIYINYGGDFEDMNEAFGQLIQALILALVLVYAIMASQFESLIAPFVIAFAIPFGFAGSLIALFITNTTLNAYSAIGFIVLIGIVVNNGIVLIDYMNQIMHEKHIKGDEAALLAGKRRLRPVLMTTLTTILGILPMTLGIGSGNEMYKPLATALLGGLVVSTMFTLIIVPTIYAAIRNKIPLKDYDKKDKESANDFEVNNALNSKS is encoded by the coding sequence ATGAGAACAATAATAGAAACAGTTGTAAAAAGACCCGTAACTATACTTATGGTTATTCTATCAGTGATTATTCTAGGTATTGTAAGCCTTTCAAAACTTTCAATAGATTTCATGCCTAGTGTAGAAGTTCCTTATGTAAGCATATATACAAGTTATAGAAATGCTGGTCCTGAAGAGATAGAAAAATCGGTTACAAAAATCATTGAAGGAGCTGTAGCTACGGTAAATGATATAAAAGAAGTTACTTCTACATCAAGAGAAAATGCATCGGATGTAACAATAGAGTTTAATTGGGGAACAGATTTAAATGATGCTTCAGAGGATATAAGAGAAGCATTGGAGCAGGTTGTAGATTTACTTCCGGATAATGCAGAAAAACCTATAATAAGAAAATTCAGTACAGATGATATTTCACTAATGGAAGTTGCTATTTACGGCATAAATGATCAGGCGGCTTTATATAATATAGCGGATAATCAAATAGCACCTCAAATAAAGCAGGCTAAAGGCGTAGCTCAGGCTGAAGTTTTAGGCGGCTTAAAGAATGAAATAAAAATAGATGTTAATTTAAATAGATTAAAAGCATATAATATTAATATAAATGATATAGCTTCTGTACTTGCAAGGGATAATAACAACTTAGTAGGAGGACAGGCTAATCAGGGTTTTTACAGATATACAATAAGAACAATGGGAGAAATCAAAAGTGTTGATGATATAAAAAATACTATTATTGATTTGAAAACAGATGATTTAGGCAATTCTTCTATAGTAAAAATACAGGATTTAGCTGAGGTTTATGAAGGATATGATGATGATGTTAATATAATAAAGATTAACGGTGAAAATTCCATATCAATATCTGTAAGTAAAGAGTCAGGAGCTAATACGGCAGAAGTTTCTAAAAATGTAATAAGACAATTAGAAGAATATAATTTTCCTCAAGGCATAAAATATGAAATAATGTTTAATACAGCAGATAGTATAAATGAGTCTATAGCAGGTGTTCTTGATGCTGCTTGGCAGGGCGGACTTTTTGCAATTATAGTTCTTATGATATATATGTGGAATATTAGAACTGTATCTATAATAGCCATATCAATACCTCTTTCTATAATAGTAACTTTTACTCTTATGTATTTTATGAAGGTTACTTTAAATGTAATATCTCTTTCAGGACTTGTACTTGGAATAGGTATGATGGTTGATAATTCTATTGTAGTACTTGAAAATATATTTTATTACAGACATCATGGCTATGGAAAATATTCATCAGCTATTAACGGAGCTTACAAAGTATCGCTTGCTATTTCAGCTTCTACTTTCACTACTATTGCTGTATTTCTTCCTTTTTTATATATTGAGGGTATGGTTAGTCAAATTTTTAGAGATTTATGTATTACAGTTACAATATCAATGATAGCTTCATTGCTGGTTGCTATTTTGATAGTACCTATGTTCGGAGCAAGACTTATAACAAATAAAAAATTAAAACTTTTGTCAAAATTTGAAGCTTTAAGTAATAAATACATACATAATAATATGAAAAATCTTTATGATAAAATTCTGAGTTTTGCAATAAGACGAAAAAAAACAGTATTAATACCGTCTATGGTACTAGTATTTGCAGTGATATTCTTAGGTGTTAGTTTTATTGGCAAGGAGGGTTTTCCTGAAACAGATGAAGGTCAGTTTATGGTACGCGTAACTATGCCTATAGGTACAAAATATGAACAGACAGAGTCATTTATTGGGCTTATGGAAAATGATATAAGAGAAATAGTTAAAGATGATTTAATTAAAATTCAATCAAGGATAAGAAAAGGAGATGAGGCAAATAGTGCTAATATAAGGATAGAATTAAAATCTAAAAGCAATGGAAGAAAAGGGAGTATTGAAGATTATATAGAATTTATAAGAGAAAAACTTCAAATATATCCGGCAAAAATAAATGTTATGGCATTGGGTTCTAGTTCAGGAGGATCATCAGGAGAGGCTATAAAAATAGAGATGCTTGGAGATGATGTTGAGCAGGCAAAAGAACTTGGCGACAGAATAGTAAGTGCTATATCAAATATAGAAGGCATAAGAGGGGCAATGGTTGATATTGATGAATCAAATAGGGAACTTCAAATATATGTTAATAGAGACATTGCCGCTAAAATGGGACTTAAAGTTAATGATGTTGCAAGAATAATAAATACAAGTTTTGCAGGAAGAACAGCTACTACAATAACTCCTGAAAATTCTGACTTTACAGATGTAGATGTTAATGTTCAGCTTGAAAATATTGATAAGGTTACAATAGATGATGTAAAAAAGATAAGCATACCTGTAAAAGGTGTATTGATACCATTATCATCAATAGCTGACATAGTAAAAAGTTACGGTCCTAATAGAATATACAGAAAGGAGCGAAAGAGGTATACAACTGTAATTGCCAATATTTATGAAAGACCTTTAAATGAAGTTATTACTGAAGTAAGAAACACCATAGATGATAATGTTTTTATACCAAATGGAATATATATAAATTACGGCGGAGATTTTGAAGATATGAATGAAGCATTCGGACAGTTAATACAGGCTTTGATTTTGGCTTTAGTTTTAGTTTATGCAATAATGGCTAGTCAATTTGAATCTTTAATAGCTCCTTTTGTAATAGCATTTGCAATTCCTTTTGGATTTGCAGGTTCGCTTATTGCCTTGTTTATAACGAATACAACACTCAATGCTTATAGTGCTATAGGTTTTATAGTTTTAATTGGAATAGTAGTTAATAATGGTATAGTATTAATAGATTATATGAATCAGATAATGCATGAGAAGCATATAAAAGGAGATGAAGCTGCATTGCTTGCAGGAAAAAGGAGATTAAGACCTGTGCTTATGACAACACTGACAACTATATTAGGTATATTGCCTATGACTTTAGGTATAGGAAGCGGAAATGAAATGTATAAGCCTTTAGCTACAGCTTTATTGGGTGGGCTTGTAGTTTCTACTATGTTTACATTAATTATAGTACCAACAATTTATGCAGCTATTAGAAATAAAATACCTCTTAAAGATTATGATAAAAAGGATAAGGAAAGTGCTAATGATTTTGAGGTTAATAATGCTTTAAATTCAAAATCATAA
- the rpmG gene encoding 50S ribosomal protein L33, translated as MAGAKVKTEQIHLQCTECKRKNYITTKNKQNVPEKLELKKYCPHDKKHTIHKELKVSR; from the coding sequence ATGGCAGGTGCTAAAGTAAAAACAGAACAAATCCATCTTCAATGCACAGAATGCAAAAGAAAGAATTATATAACAACAAAAAATAAACAAAATGTTCCAGAAAAATTGGAATTAAAAAAGTATTGTCCTCATGATAAAAAACATACAATTCATAAGGAATTAAAAGTATCAAGATAA
- the secE gene encoding preprotein translocase subunit SecE codes for MADKKKNNIIDSIKEIKKELFERSVWPTRQDVMNQTVIVIILLILASAFLGAADYVVTFLTRALLDGSILGSLISSKITLVLILAIVVLFVVYFAIRYMRKNRYNR; via the coding sequence ATGGCTGATAAAAAGAAAAATAATATAATTGACTCTATCAAAGAGATAAAAAAAGAACTCTTTGAGAGAAGTGTTTGGCCTACTCGTCAAGATGTAATGAATCAGACAGTTATTGTTATAATACTTCTTATTTTAGCATCAGCTTTCTTAGGAGCTGCTGATTATGTAGTAACATTTTTGACAAGGGCTTTATTAGATGGTTCTATTTTGGGTAGCTTAATATCCTCTAAAATCACATTAGTTCTTATTCTTGCCATAGTTGTTCTATTTGTGGTATATTTTGCTATTCGCTATATGAGAAAAAATAGATATAATAGGTGA
- the rplA gene encoding 50S ribosomal protein L1 — translation MATKEKKIGGKRYDAIRKQVEKLRLYSVDEAIELAKKNATCKFDETIEVTINLNILPKHSIRDTLSFPNAFGKEKRVVVFAQGEKADEAKAAGAVEVGFEDLIDKVKGGYTDFDVAISTPDLMKEVGKLGQILGRKGLMPNPKTGTVTLDIAQAVKSFKAGRMEYRADKNGIVRMGIGKASMNASQLNENFKAFYDEILRKKPTDLKGEYIKAVGVTSTMGVGIKIDHKKIKM, via the coding sequence ATGGCTACAAAAGAGAAAAAAATAGGTGGCAAACGTTACGACGCTATAAGAAAGCAAGTAGAGAAATTAAGACTCTATTCCGTAGATGAAGCTATTGAATTAGCTAAGAAAAACGCTACCTGTAAATTTGATGAAACTATTGAGGTAACAATAAACCTTAATATATTACCAAAACACTCAATAAGAGATACATTATCATTCCCAAATGCCTTTGGTAAAGAAAAAAGAGTAGTAGTATTTGCTCAGGGAGAAAAAGCTGATGAAGCTAAAGCAGCAGGAGCTGTAGAAGTTGGTTTTGAAGATTTAATAGATAAAGTTAAAGGCGGATATACTGACTTTGATGTTGCTATTTCTACTCCGGATTTAATGAAAGAAGTAGGTAAATTGGGACAAATTCTCGGAAGAAAAGGACTTATGCCTAACCCAAAAACAGGAACAGTTACACTTGATATAGCACAAGCTGTAAAAAGTTTCAAAGCCGGAAGAATGGAATACAGAGCTGATAAAAACGGTATAGTAAGAATGGGTATTGGTAAGGCTTCTATGAATGCTTCTCAATTAAATGAGAATTTCAAAGCATTCTATGATGAAATTTTAAGAAAAAAACCTACAGACTTGAAAGGTGAATATATCAAAGCGGTTGGTGTAACATCTACAATGGGTGTGGGTATAAAAATAGATCATAAAAAAATCAAAATGTAA
- a CDS encoding class I SAM-dependent methyltransferase, which produces MYNIEITIKNIDLKFTSNDKLFSPKNIDIGTLSMIDEVNFENENKILDLGCGYGVVGILAAKIIGENKVVMCDIDSEAVEASKNNAVLNNVSNISIIQSDGLKNIIDKDFSMILSNPPYHTDFSVAKHFIESGFYKLALNGKFIIVTKRLDWYKNKLSSIFGGVKVKEKNGYYIFISEKRNMLDSNKLKKKLKKEDRDALKSMKSNKKNHK; this is translated from the coding sequence ATGTATAATATAGAAATTACTATAAAAAATATTGATTTAAAGTTTACTTCAAATGATAAATTATTTTCGCCTAAAAATATAGATATAGGAACATTATCTATGATTGATGAGGTAAATTTTGAAAATGAAAATAAAATTTTAGATTTAGGATGCGGATACGGAGTTGTGGGAATATTAGCAGCAAAGATAATAGGTGAAAATAAAGTAGTTATGTGCGATATAGATTCTGAGGCTGTAGAAGCATCAAAGAATAATGCTGTTTTAAATAATGTTTCAAATATCAGTATTATTCAAAGCGACGGATTAAAAAACATAATTGATAAAGATTTTTCTATGATACTTTCTAATCCGCCTTATCACACAGACTTTTCTGTTGCAAAACATTTTATAGAATCAGGATTTTATAAATTAGCATTGAATGGTAAATTCATTATTGTAACTAAAAGGCTTGATTGGTATAAAAATAAACTTTCATCTATTTTCGGCGGTGTGAAGGTGAAAGAGAAAAATGGATACTATATTTTTATATCTGAAAAGAGAAATATGCTTGACTCAAATAAATTAAAGAAAAAATTAAAAAAAGAGGATAGAGATGCTCTTAAAAGTATGAAATCCAATAAAAAGAATCATAAATGA